The following coding sequences lie in one Clupea harengus chromosome 23, Ch_v2.0.2, whole genome shotgun sequence genomic window:
- the LOC105891187 gene encoding ras-related protein Rab-5C-like → MAARGGAVLGSNKICQFKLVLLGDTAVGKSSVVLRFVKGQFQEFQEATIGAAFLTQTVCLDDTTIKFEIWDTAGQERYHSLAPMYYRGAQAAIVVFDITSTDSLTRAKNWVKELQKQANPNIVIALAGNKADLANKRTVEFQEAQDYADENSLLFMETSAKTALNVNEIFMAIAKKLPKSEPQGGAGFAGRNRTGVDLNEPTSQSRMGQCCGRGN, encoded by the exons ATGGCAGCTCGTGGAGGAGCGGTACTGGGCAGTAACAAGATCTGCCAGTTTAagctggtgctgctgggggaCACTGCCGTAGGCAAGTCCAGTGTGGTCTTACGCTTCGTCAAGGGACAGTTTCAGGAGTTCCAGGAGGCCACTATAGGAg CTGCGTTCCTTACACAGACGGTATGTCTGGATGACACAACGATAAAGTTTGAGATCTGGGACACAGCGGGACAAGAACGATACCACAGCCTGGCGCCCATGTACTACAGAGGGGCTCAGGCCGCCATTGTAGTCTTTGACATCACCAGCACA GACAGTTTGACGCGAGCGAAGAACTGGGTGAAGGAGCTGCAGAAGCAGGCCAACCCCAACATCGTCATCGCCCTGGCAGGCAACAAGGCAGACCTCGCCAACAAGAGGACTGTGGAGTTCCAG GAAGCTCAAGACTACGCAGATGAAAACAGCCTTCTGTTCATGGAGACGTCTGCCAAGACGGCCCTGAACGTCAACGAGATCTTCATGGCCATCG CTAAGAAGCTTCCAAAGAGTGAGCCTCAGGGCGGAGCCGGATTCGCGGGCCGGAACAGAACTGGAGTGGACCTGAACGAGCCCACCTCCCAGAGCCGCATGGGCCAGTGCTGCGGCAGGGGCAATTAA